The genomic DNA GTCCTCGTAGCTGAACGCCTCGCCCGGCACCCGCCCGAAATTCTCCTTGCAGGTCTCGGAGGCCACGAGCCGCATGTCGGCGAGATCGAGGGTCCACGAGCCGAAACGTCCGGCCTTCAGGATGAATCGCAGCCGCTCCTCGCTGCGGGTGAGGTCGCTGGTGCGGCGCTCGATCTCCTGCTCGAGCGCCTCCCGGTCGCGCTGCATCCGCGCGAGCTTCTCCCGCTCCAGCGTCACGTCGAACTGCGACGCGAAGAAGTAGGTGAGCTCCCCGGCGCGATCGAAGACCGGCGAGATCAGCAGCCGGTTCCAGAAGAGCTCGCCGTTCTTCTTGTGGTTCAGGAGCTCGATCTCGATCGGCACGCGGCGGGCGATCGCCGCCCTGATCTTCGCGATGTCGGCCTTGCTGGTCTCAGGCCCCTGAAGGAACCGGCAGTTCCGGCCGATGATCTCGTCGTGGCCGTACCCGGTCAGCTTGGAGAAGGCGGCGTTGACGAAGACGATGGGGTTGTCCGGCTGATGGGGATCGGTGATCAGCATCGGCATCCGCGTCGCCCGGACGGCGGAGACGAAGGGGTCGGTGCTCGCGTCGGTCCGGGCGAATTCCGCCTCGAAACGCGTGCGTTCCTGCTGATCCGTCAATGCCCGGTCGCCCCTGTCACGACTCGCCGATGGCGGCCTTCGGCCCTCGTGGCGTGGCTGTACCACAGCGGGGATAGCTTGTGCGCAATCATGATGCGGTCCGAGACGCCGCAGGGGGTCGCGACGCCTCGCCCGATCGGACCCGGGAAGAGGCCCGCCGCTACACCGCGGCCCGACCGGGGCCGAACCCGGCCGGCGGGCGCGAGCCGAGATGGTCCCGCAGCGTCCGGCCCTCGTACTCGGTGCGGAACAGGCCGCGCCGCCGCAGCTCCGGCAGGACCAGCGCGATGAAGTCGTCGAGGCCGCCGGGCAGCGTCGGCGGCATGATGTTGAAGCCGTCCGCCCCGCCGGCCCGGAACCGCGCCTCCATCTCGTCCACGATCTGGGCCGGCGTGCCGACGATCTGCGAGTGGCCGCGCGCGCCGGCGATGCGCAGGTAGAGTTGGCGCAGGGTCAGGCCCTCGCGGCGGGCGAGGTCGAACATGAGCTGCTGGCGGGACTTGATGCCTTCGGTCTCGGGCAACTCCGGCACCGGCCCCTCGGGATCGTAGCCCGACAGATCGTGGCCGCCGATCATGCGACCGAGCAGCGCCAGCCCGACCACCGGGTCGATCAGGTCCTGCAGCGCCTCGAACTTCGCCCGCGCCTCGGCCTCGCTGCGCCCGACGACGGGGAACAGGCCGGGCATGATCTTCAGATCATCCGGCGCACGACCGAAGCCGGGCATGCGCCCCTTGAGATCGCCGTAGAACTCGACCGCCTCCTCCAGCGTCTGGTTCGCGGTGAAGACGATCTCGGCGGTCCGCGCCGCGAGGTCCTTGCCGGGCCCGGAAGCGCCGGCCTGCACCAGCACGGGCTGGCCCTGCGGCGTCCGCGAGATGTTGAGCGGACCGCGGACCTCGAAATGCTTGCCCCGGTGATCCAGCGGGCGGAAGCCGTCCGGCTTCGAGAACTGGCCGCTCGCGCGGTCGATGATCACGGCGCCGTCGTCCCAGGTGTTCCAGAGGCCGAGGACCACGTCCGCAAATTCCTCGGCGCGCTCGTAGCGGTCGGCGTGACGGCCGATCCGGTCGCCGCCGAAATTCGCCGCCTCCGCGTCGGTCGCGGAGGTCACGAGGTTCCAGCCGGCGCGCCCGCCGCTGAGATGGTCGAGGGAGGCGAACCGGCGCGCGACGTTGAAGGGCTCGTTGAAGCTGGTGGAGGTGGTGGCGACGAGACCGATCCGGCGCGTCACCGCCGCGAGGGCCGACAGCAGCGTCAGCGGCTCGAAATGGGTCGAGCGCGCGGTGCGCTCGCTCGACCGCAGGTCGAGGTCGCGGATCCCGCTCCCGTCCTCCAGGAAGATGAGGTCGAACTTCGCGGCCTCGGCGCGCTGCGCCCAGCCGACGTAGCGCTCCAGGACGAGCCCGCCGTCGGCCTCGCTGGAGGGATGGCGCCAGCCCGCGACGTGGTGGCCGGTCGCGTAGAAGAACGCGCCGAGGCGCAGGGTACCCTGTCTCATCGAACCGACCGTCATCGTGCCTGATCCGCTCCGTGCCTTCCGCGCGGGCCGGTGTCCAGCCGAACCGTGCGCACGGGCGGACCCCGCGTCGCGCACGGCTCATCCGCCGCACCGGAACTCCGGCCGGGCGGCCGGAGCCTCAGCGCGGGACTGCGGCGTCCGGCGCGTTGTCGGCGGGGAGGTCGCGCAGGTCGGACGAGGCGTAACGCCCGTGCCGGGCCGCCAGCGAGCCCCTCGCCTCCTGCATCGGCATGAAGGCCGCGAATCCGACCGGCTCGGCCACGTCGTGGTAGATCGCCTCCATGCCGCCGCGCATGTGGTAGGTCTCGTGCCAGATGCCGACGCCGCGCGTGTCGCGCAGGAAATCCCGCCACCAGATCCGGTGCGGCTCGGACTTGGACCACGCGACCATGCTGTCCATGTCCCGCCAGTACCAGCGCATGCCGACATGGAGCGGGCGCAGGCTGAAGATGATGTTGTTCTCGTAGTGCAGGAGGCCCTCTGGCCGCGCCGCGCCGACCCTGTCGATCCGCGGCCCGAAGCCGAGCAGGGTCTTCACGCCGGCCAGGGTGCGGACCTTCATCCCGAGATAGATCACGACGAGGTCCGGGTAGCCCGAGAAGTCCGGGACCGCGTGTCGCCGGTTCGCGCCCATGTTCGCGCCCTCATTCGCCGGCCGGTCCTGGCGGGCCTTCAGCGTCGAGAATAGGCGACGACGCGGTCGGCGAGCAATATTCGTGGACCGCGTTGCTTACGACCTGCGAAGTCCGGCAGTATCGGACGAACCCGGTCGACCTCCGTCACGGCCGCCGCGATCCGGGCGGACGCCCCCGCCCGCACCGCCGCGGAGATCCTCGAGGTTCGCGCCGACCGCCTCGGAGATCTCCGCTCCGTCGCCGGATCGTTCGGGATCGTGCGCGGCTCAGCGCGTGCGCTCCCCGCAATCCGGGCCATTCTGCCGGGAGCGCGGCCAGGCGCGGGTGCGGATGTACTGTTCGACCACGAGAGCCCCTCCTCCAAGAACAACCACAGCGAGAATGGCTTCGCGGAAAGTGCCAGGATCGATCATCGTCTCGACTCCCTGAAGTGAATCGCCCCTGCTGGGGCCTGAGAGCTCTTCAAGTCTGCTCCCCCTCGTCAATCCCTGACCGCTTCCCGGGTTGCGCTGCCTAGCTGACAATTGCCCTTCGACGACGTGAACATTCTGTAAGACTGAGGATCGAGAGAGCGGCGCGTCGGCGCAGAGCGCGCGGCCGGACAATGGGCCCGTCCACCGCGTGCGCCGGCCGACTGGCATCGTGTCGACGGCGCAAGGCCTTCGACATTTCGCGCGACGCGCCCGTGTCGGATGCTAGGATCCGACGATGCAGCAGCAGATCTCAGTCATCACGCTCGGCGTCTCATCGCTCGGCCGGTCGCGCGCCTTCTACGGCGACGGCTTCGGCTGGGCTCCCGTGTTCGAGAACGACGAGATCGTCTTCTACCAGATGAACGGGTTCATGCTCGGAACCTGGCAGAACCCCAACCTCGACCAGGACATGCGGCGCGCGAGCGAACCGAGCCCGAGCGCGTTCTGCCTCGCCCACAACGTCCCGAACCGCGGCGACGTCGCGCCCACCATCGCGCGGCTCGTCGCGGCGGGCGGGACGCTCCTGCGCGCGGCCGACGAACCGCCCCACGGCGGATACCGCGGATATCTGAGCGATCCGGACGGACATGCCTGGGAGATCGCCTGGAACCCGGCCTGGCGGATCGATGAACGCGGTCGGGTGACGTTCGGACTCTGAGCGGGCGCGGAGGCCGCCGAGGAGATCGGCCGTGCCGGGAAGGCCGCGCCTCAGAGGTGGGTGAGCCGCAGGCGCCACCCGGACGAATCCGCGACGATGGCCGGGTCGAGGGCCGGATCGGGCGGCCGCGCCGCGGCCGGCGCGGCCGTCGGAGGCTCCGCCACGGCGATGTCGGCGGACGGGACGCGGCCGGAGACGCAGCCGCAGAGGGGCAGCGCCAGGGCGAGTGCCGCGACGGCGACAGACCGGATCGGTACGGTCCACCCGCGGATCGGCGATGCGGCCTCGACCGCGCGGGAGACCGCGGCGCTCCGTCCTCGGCGCGGAGCGCATCCGGCAACGGGTTCCGGCGGACGGCCCGAAGCGGCGCCACGGTGGGGCCGGGAGCCCGACGCGGCCATGGCCCGGCCCCGGCCCTCGGCCTCAGGCGCCCGCAGGCCCGCGGCTCACGTGGCCGCCCAGAAGGAGCGCCTTGGCGGCCGCGTCGATCCGGCCGAGCCACTTCTCCGCCGTCTCCGCGCGCAGGTCGGCGACGCGGACCTGCTCCTCGGCGGCCCGAACCCAGGCTTCGGCCTCCGCGTGGATCGTCCGGACGCGCGCCTCGGCCTCCGCGCGGATGTCCTGCACCTGGGCGTCCGCCTCGGCCTGGACGCGCTGCAGCCGGATATCGGCGCGGGCCTCGACCTCGCGGACGCGCATCTCGGACAGTTGCAGGCGGTGCCGGGTCTCCGCCAGCGCGCGCTGCGCGGCGGCCAGGGCGGCCTCGTGCGACATGCTCTGCTCCTGCAGGCGCTGCTTCTGCGCTTCGGCACGGCCGGCCATGCCGGTGATGATGTCGAGCGTGCTCATCCAGTCCGACACCGCCTCGGACTCGCAGGGGACGGGCGCGGGACCCGCGTCGTTGACCGCGGGTTCCGGCAGGATTGGCGGGTGCGCGACGGGCTCGATGCGCGGCGCGGACAGCGCGGCCGGCCCCTCGACCGTGTCGAAGGACGGCTTGAGCTTCAGGATCTCGGCGGACGGTCCCTCGACGAAGCGGTCCAGGCTGTCGGCGACCTGCGAGAGGATGTGGGACCACGTGGCTGTGGGGGCCGCGACCATGATGGCTCTACCCTGGCGGGATTTTGGCAATGGCTAATACAATCTCCGGTATGGTTAATGTGTGGTTAATCGGCGGCGCGGCGGCGCGAATCCCGGACGGTTCGTGGCGGCCCGATCAGTCTCGGCAGGCCCGGACGGGAAGGCTCGACAATCTTCCGCCGGATCGGTTCCAGTTTCCGAGGCGCTTCGAGCGGTTTCGGCAGGTTATCGACCGCCGAAGACCGGACTCCCGGACTGGCCGCGATCGGGCCGGCGTCATCGCGCGGCCTGCGTCGCGGGCGCGGCCTGGATGATCGGCGCGGCCGCGGCCAGGATGGACGCGGCGTCGCGGTCGAGGGGCGGATAGATGCGCGTGCCGTTGATGATTTGCTTCGTCGCCTTCGCGGCGGCGCCCGACGAGACCAGCGTGCCGCGATCCCAGCCGGCGGTGTAGACCGCCCCCCAGGCGCCCAGATCCAGCACGGTGACGTAGTCGGGCGCGGCGAAGCGCAGCCGCCGCTCCGGCCGGCCGGCGAGATCGCAGACGGCGTTGAAACCCGCGAACCGACCCATCGGCCGGGCGTGCTGGCACGACATCACCGTGCGATGACCGGCATCGTCCGCCGCAGCCGAGGCGATGTCGCCGGCCGCGTAGACGCCAGCGAGCCCCTGGACGGCCAGGAAGGCGTCGACGGGCAGGCGCCCGAGCGGGTCGAGGGGGAGGCCGAGCGTGCCGCCCAGCGGGCTCGCCCGCATGCCGGTGGCGCAGACACTCGTCCACGCCGGCAGGCGCGTCCCGTCCGCCAGCGTCACCCCGGTGCGATCGACGGCACCGACCCGCGCACCGCCGATGCAGGTCACGCCGGCATCGCGCAAGGCCTCGCGGATCCCCGGCAGGGCCGCCGCGCCCATGGCGCTCCCGACTTCGCGCGCGTGGTCGATCAGGATGGTCCGCACCGGACCCGTGGCCCCGGCCCGGTCCCTGGCAGCGGCGAGCCGGGCGGGCAGCTCGCAGGCGAGTTCCAGTCCCACCAGGCCACCGCCGATGACGACGGCGGTCCAGCGGCCGGCCTCATCCGGCCCGCCCGCGTCACCGAGACGATCGAGATGCGCCGCGAGGGCCTGGGCCCCCGCGAAGGTGTCGACATCGAAGGCGCCCGCGATTCCCGGGATCTCGGGGCGCCACAGCAGGCTTCCGGCGGCGAGGATGAGGCGGTCGTACGCCAGCGTCTCGACGACGCCCGACGACGCGGCGGACGACACCGCGGACGACACCGCGGACGCCGCCGCGGACTCGACCGTGACCGTGCGCGCCGCGGGGTCGATGTCGATCGCGCGCGCCTCGCGGCGTTCCACGCCGATCGGCCCGAGCACGTCGTCGAGGGGTACGCGCAGGGCGCCGAGATCGGCCTCGTAGCAGCGGACCCGGATGACGTGGAACGGGTCCGGCGCGATCACCGTGACCGCGACGCGGTCGCCGAGGCCGAACTCGGTCCGGGCGCGCGCCGCGGCGGCGGCGGCCCACAGACCGGCGAAGCCGCCGCCGATCACGACGATTCTCGAGTCCATGGCAGAGTTCCCCCCGTGCCGGAGACATTGAACTCTGCACGTCGCTCGGCGATGCGGCAACGGTTACAGTCCTGGCGCGGGCGAGGATCGCTTCCGACAGTCGAGCGCCGGCGGTTCAGCCGTCGTGGCAGCCGCCATCCTGGCACGCCTTCGGGCGCCGGAAGGACCCGTCAGCCCGAAGCCGCGGTCTCACGTGAGTGCGGGCCGCGCGGCTCCAGCGTGGCCGCGGCGCGGCCCGGGAGGACAGACGTTGCTCCTCGCGCGCGCGGACGCGTAATTTCTTCTCGTCCTGGGCTGGCCGACCGAAAATTCTTGCTTCGACGCCGCGAAGTAGAGAAAGCCCTTTTGTTGACTCCGCGACCGGCCGACAGGATCTTGTATTCACAGTCACGCTGAGGGCCGCGCAGGTACGATGAAGACGCAGGGGCGGACCGGGCGTGATCCCGCAGCCGGGAGATGTGTCGGCGCGGATCGCGCGATCGGGGCGGTCCCGGGTCTCGGACGCGCCGGATGCGCCCGGCCGATCGTCTCGCCGACGGCGCCGCGTCCCTGAACCCAGCCGCCCGGACGAGACCGCTCGGGACCGCGCCGCGGCGCGGATCCCCTGCCCCGCGCCGGCCCCGCACCCCGCCCTCCGTTTCGCCACGACATCAGGCCCGACCATGCGCTCCACCCGCCGATCCCTCCTGGCCGCCGGCCTCGCCCTGGCCTGCCTCGGCGCGCTCGCGCCGCGCGAGGCCCGCGCCGACGACCCGAAGGAGATCCGCCTGGACTGGGCGACCTACAATCCGGTCGGCCTGCTCCTGAAGGAGAAGGGCTTCCTGGAGGAGGCGCTGGCGCCGCGCGGCATCAAGGTCCGCTGGGTCCAGTCGCTCGGCTCCAACAAGGCCCTCGAGTTCCTGAATGCCGGCGCCATCGATTTTGGGTCGGCGGCCGGCGCGGCGGCCCTCGTGGCGCGCATCAACGGCAACCCGATCAAGGCGATCTACGCCTACTCGCGCCCCGAATGGACGGCGCTCGTGACCCGCAAGGACAGCGGCATCACCAAGCCCGCCGACCTGAAGGGCAAGCGCGTCGCCGTCACCCGGGGCACCGATCCGCACATCTTCCTGATCCGCGCGCTCCAGGGCGCCGGCCTCACCGAGCGCGACGCCAAGCTCGTGCTGCTGCAGCACGCGGACGGGCGGACCGCCCTCGACCGCGGCGACGTCGATGCCTGGGCCGGCCTCGACCCGATGATGGCGGCGGCCGAGATCGAGAACGGCGACGTGCTGGTCTACCGCGACGCCGCGGCGAACACCTGGGGCCTGCTCGACGTCCGGGAGGACTTCGCCACCGCCCATCCCGACCTCGTCCGGACGGTGATCGCGGCCTACGAGCGGGCGCGCGCCTACGCGCTGGCCAACCCGCAGGCGCTCGCGGCGGCCCTCGTGGCGGCCACCAAGCTGCCCGAGCCGGTGATCGCCCGGCAGCTCGAGCGGACCGACCTCTCCCAGCCGGCGATCGGCCCGGCCCAGGCGCAGTCGATCAAGGCGGCCGGCACCGCCCTGCAGCAGGCCGGGATCATCCCGGCGGGCACCGACGTGTCCGCCGCCGTCGACGGGCTGCTCGACACGCGCTTCAATCCCGTCGCCGGACAGTGAGCGGCCGCGTGCCGCTTCTGCGGCGGGGCGGTCGCGCCGGCCTGGGTCTGCTGCTGCCGCTCGTCCTGGCGATCGGCTGGGAGATCGCGGTCGCGAGCGGCGCGGCGTCGGGGCGGCTGCTCCCGCCGCCGAGCCGGATCGCCGCGACCCTCTGGGCCCTGGCCGTCTCGGGCGATCTCTGGATGCATGTCGAGGCGACCCTCGTGCGGGTCGGCCTCGGCTTCCTCTGCGGCGCGTCGGCCGGGATCCTGGCCGGCGCCCTCGTCGCCACGGTCCCGCCGCTGCGCTGGCTCCTCGACCCGAGCCTGCAGGCGCTGCGGGCCGTCCCGTCGCTCGCCTGGGTGCCGCTCTTCATCCTGTGGTTCGGCATCCTGGAGACGCCGAAGGTCCTCTTGATCGCCGTGGGGGTGTTCTTCCCGGTCTATGTCGGCGTCTCGGGTGCGATCGCCTCGGTCGACCGCAAGCTGGTCGAGGTCGGCCGGATCTTCCGCCTGTCCCGCCTCGCCCTCGCCCGCCGGATCCTGCTGCCGGCCGTGCTGCCGGCGACCCTGGTGGGCCTGCGCACGGGGCTCGGCCTCGGCTTCCTGTTCGTCGTGGCGGCGGAGCTGATGGGCGCCTCGGAGGGGCTCGGCTACCTGCTGGTGGACGGCCAGCAGTTCAGCAAGCCCGATCAGATCGTGGCGGCGATCATCGCCTTCGCCCTCGTCGGCAAGGCGGCCGACATGGCCCTGGTCACGCTGACAGCTCCCCTGACCCGGTGGCAGGATACCGTGCGGGACAGCCTGTGACCGCGGCTCCGGCCCGGACGCGGGCCGCGGACCGGGAGGCCGCCCCGCGCCGCGATCCCCACGCCACGCCCGCCGAGAGACGCCCGTGCTGACCGTCGACGACCTCTCCAAGACCTACGCGGACGGCACGCAGGCGCTCGCGGGCATCGACCTGTCGGTCGAGCAGGGCGAGATCGTCGCGCTGATCGGCGGCTCGGGCTGCGGGAAGACGACCCTGCTCCGGCTGATCGCGGGGCTCGACCACGCGAGCGCGGGCGCCGTCGCGGTCGACGGCGAGACGATCCGCGCACCCCATCCGAGCGTGGGCGTCGTCTTCCAGGAGCCGCGCCTGCTGCCCTGGCTCGACGTGGCCGGCAATGTCGGCTTCGGCCTCGCCGACCTGTCCCGGTCCGAGCGCCGCGCCCGCGTCGCCCACGCCCTAGAGCGCGTCGGGCTCGCCGAGCACGGCGGTCGCTGGCCGCGGGAGCTGTCCGGCGGGCAGCAGCAGCGCGTGGCGATCGCCCGCGCCTTCGTGGCGCGGCCGCGGGTGCTGCTCCTCGACGAGCCGTTCTCGGCCCTCGACGCCTTCACCCGCAAGGGGCTGCACGACCAGCTCCTCGGTCTCTGGGCCGAGTCGAAGCCGACGATCCTGATCGTCACGCACGATGTCGGGGAGGCCGTCACCCTGGCCGACCGGGTGGTGGTGATGCGCCCGCGGCCCGGGCGCCTCGACGAGACCGTCCCAGTCGCGCTCGCCCGGCCGCGCGAACCGGTGGCGGCGACCTACGAGGAGGCCGTGCGCCGCGTGCTCGCCGCCCTCGACCACTCCCTGCGCCCGGCGACGAGCAGCCGGCCGCCCGCGCCCGAGACCCGCGCGAGCTGGTGGTAGGGCCGCCGGCGAACCGCGGCCTCAGGACCCGACCGCGGTCAGTTCCAGATCCGCGGGGTCCGCGCGCCGGAACCGGGCGTAGCGCAGCGCCATCACCGGCAGGACCAGCAGGTTCAGCACCGTCGAGGTGATCAGGCCGCCGAGGATCACGAGGGCCATCGGGCCCTCGATCTCGCGGCCGGGCTCCCCGGCCCCGAGCGCCAGCGGCAGCAGGCCGAGGCCCGTCACCAGGGACGTCATCAGGATCGGCACCATCCGGTCCGCGGCGCCCGCCGCCGCCGTGGCGGCGTCCCAGGCGCGCCCGTCCCGGGTGACCATCTGCTCGTAATGGGCGATCAGCATCACGCTGTTGCGCAGCGAGATGCCCGACAGGGTCACGAAGCCGACGATCGAGCCCAGCGACAGCACACCGCCGGTGAGCGCCACGGCCGCGACGCCGCCCACGAACGCGAAGGGCAGGTTGACGAGGACGAGAAGCAGGTTCGCCGCCGAGCCGGTGACGATCGCCAGCAGGACCACGATGCCGAAGCCGGCCATCCCGGCATGGACCAGCAGGTCGCGGCGGGCGGCCGCCTGCGCCTCGGCGGCCCCCGAGAAGGTCACGTAGACCCCTTCCGGCAGCCGCACCTCGCGGGCGATCTTGCGCTTGGCCGCTGCCACGAAGCCCGCGACGTCGCGGTCGGCGACGTTGGCGGTCACCGCCTGCACCCGCTGCGCGCCGAGATGCTGGACCTGGTAGCGGCCGGCGCTCTCGTAGACGTCGGCGACCTGCGACAGCCGGACGTAGCGCCCGCCCGGCGTCCGCAGGGGCAGGTCGCCCACCGCGCTGAGGCGGTCCCGCACGCGGGCGTCGAGGATCACCAGCACGTTGAACACGGCGTTGCCGCGATAGGTCTGGCCGACCGTGTCGCCCTGGTAGGCGGTGCGCACGGCCTCGAGCACCTCCACGGGGTCGAGCCCCCAGTGCCGCAGATCCACCGGCCGCAGCGCCACCGTGACCTGCGGCAGCCCGGCCGGCGAGGCCTGCTGGACGTCCCGGGCGCCCTTCACCTCCGAGAGTTCCTGCGCCACCGAGCGGGCGGCCGCCTCGATCCGGTCGAGGTCGCTGCCGACCACGTTGACCACGACCGGCGCGGTGAAGCCCGAGACCGTCTCCTCGATGCGCTCGGTGAGGAAGGTCTTGAGCGAGAAGGCGGCCCCCGGGAAGCCGGCGATCAGCTGCCGGATGGCGCCCTCGACCCGGCGCTGGGCAGCGCCGTCGAGCCCGGGCTCGAGGTCGATGTGGATCTCGCTGTAGTGCGGCCCGGCGGTGTCCTCGGCGGCCTCGGCCCGGCCGATCTGCGCCGCCACGGCGCGCACCCCGGGGATCTCCTTCAGGTCGCCGGTGATCAGCGTCCCGAGCCGCTCCGATTCCTGCAGCGCGGTGCCGGGGATGGCGACCATGTGCAGGATCATGTGCCCCTCCTTCAGGTCGGGGAGGAACACCGCGCCGAGGGTCGGCAGGACGGCGGCGCCCGCGAGGGTGACCAGCAGGGCGCCCGCCATGGCGACCCGCGGCACCCGCCCGATCCCGGCGAGCAGCCGCAGGTAGGCGGCGCGGCTCCAGCGCACCACGGGCGGATCGGGCGGCGCGGCGCCGGAGTCGCGCCCCATCCGGCCCCCGAGGAGCAGGAGCGCCAGGGCCGGCGTGACCGTGAGCGCCACGAGGAGCGAGGCGACGACGGCCGCGATGTAGGCGAGCGCCAGCGGCCCGAACAGGCGGCCGGCGACGCCGGTCAGCGCCAGGACCGGCAGGAACATCAGGATCACCGCGAGGGTCGCGTAGGCGACCGAGGTCCGCACCTCCAGCATCGCGGCGAGCACCACGCGCGGCAGGCCGCGGCGCCCGCCCCGCGACTCCCGCAGCCGGCGCGCGACGTTCTCGACGCCGATCACCGCGTCGTCGACGACCTCGCCGATGGCGAGGGCGAGGCCGCCGAGGGTCATCGTGTTGAGGCTCTCGCCCCAGGCCTGGAGGGCGAGGGCGGCGGCGATCAGCGACAGCGGGATCGCCGTGGCGCTGATCAGGGCCGCCCGCCAGTCCGCGAGGAAGACGAGGAGCACGACCACCACCAGCACGCCGCCGAGCGCCAGCGCCTCGATCACGTTGCCGGTGGCCACGTCCACGAAGTTCGCCGGCCGGAACAGGTCGGCCCGCAGGCTCACGCCGTCGCGCTTCAGGACCGGGCGCAGCTCGTCGAGGGCCGCCTCCAGGCGGGCGGTCACGGCGCGGGTGTCGACGCCCACCTGCGCGCCGACCATCAGCAGCACGCCGGGCCTGCCGTCTACGAGGGCCGCGCTGATCGCCGGCTCGGGCGCGGCCGTGACGGTCGCCACGTCGGAGAGCACCACGCTCGCCCCGCCGTCGTTGTGGAGCACGATCTGCCCGAGCGCCTCCGGGGTGAGCGACTGCCCCTCGGTCCGGAGCAGGACGCGCTGGTTCGGCGTGTCGACGAAGCCCGCCCCGCGCACGCCGGTCCCCTTCCGGGCGGCCGTGAGGACGTCGTTGAGGCCGATCTGGAAGCGGATCAGGTCGTCGGGGCGGACCTGGATCTGCAGGGCGCGCACGCCGCCGCCGT from Methylobacterium oryzae includes the following:
- a CDS encoding efflux RND transporter permease subunit, with translation MIEPPAAAGRGGPQAALVGFAVRLPRVVLALACAVLVFGLYALSGARYDVFPEFAPPTVTIQTEAPGLDSEQVEVLVTQPVEVSVGGLPGLETLRSTSIQGLSVITAAFRSGSDVDRIRQRVNERLAALAGRMPAGVAAPAMTPLTSSTLTVLLVGLTSETRDAMDLRQVAEWTVRRRLQAVPGIAQVSIYGGGVRALQIQVRPDDLIRFQIGLNDVLTAARKGTGVRGAGFVDTPNQRVLLRTEGQSLTPEALGQIVLHNDGGASVVLSDVATVTAAPEPAISAALVDGRPGVLLMVGAQVGVDTRAVTARLEAALDELRPVLKRDGVSLRADLFRPANFVDVATGNVIEALALGGVLVVVVLLVFLADWRAALISATAIPLSLIAAALALQAWGESLNTMTLGGLALAIGEVVDDAVIGVENVARRLRESRGGRRGLPRVVLAAMLEVRTSVAYATLAVILMFLPVLALTGVAGRLFGPLALAYIAAVVASLLVALTVTPALALLLLGGRMGRDSGAAPPDPPVVRWSRAAYLRLLAGIGRVPRVAMAGALLVTLAGAAVLPTLGAVFLPDLKEGHMILHMVAIPGTALQESERLGTLITGDLKEIPGVRAVAAQIGRAEAAEDTAGPHYSEIHIDLEPGLDGAAQRRVEGAIRQLIAGFPGAAFSLKTFLTERIEETVSGFTAPVVVNVVGSDLDRIEAAARSVAQELSEVKGARDVQQASPAGLPQVTVALRPVDLRHWGLDPVEVLEAVRTAYQGDTVGQTYRGNAVFNVLVILDARVRDRLSAVGDLPLRTPGGRYVRLSQVADVYESAGRYQVQHLGAQRVQAVTANVADRDVAGFVAAAKRKIAREVRLPEGVYVTFSGAAEAQAAARRDLLVHAGMAGFGIVVLLAIVTGSAANLLLVLVNLPFAFVGGVAAVALTGGVLSLGSIVGFVTLSGISLRNSVMLIAHYEQMVTRDGRAWDAATAAAGAADRMVPILMTSLVTGLGLLPLALGAGEPGREIEGPMALVILGGLITSTVLNLLVLPVMALRYARFRRADPADLELTAVGS